The Edaphobacter flagellatus sequence GGGCGTGTATACGAGCGAGGACAGCGGCCAGACGTGGAGGCGGTTGAATGAGCTTCCGCTGGGTGAGTATCGTACCGCGCACTTCAATGCGGATGGGACGGTGCTGGTCTCGGGGATGCCGGGAACGTTTCTGGTGAATCCGTTCTCGGAGGCTTGCAGGCCACGGTTGAAGCGGCGGAAGTAGCTTCGTGCGGTTGTGTATCAGGATTAAAAAACGCAGGTCCTTTGGCTCGCTGCGCTTGCTCAGGATGACACTTTTTAGAGAGTGGATTAGAGAAGCGAAAATGTACGACGTTCACGTGTATGGATGGCCAGGATGCAAAATGCTGGGGTTCCTCGACTCGCCTACGGCTCGCTCGGAATGACACATTACACTCGCTCGGAATGACGCATTCAAAATGACGCATTCCATCTGCTGATGACACATTTTTCTGTTACGGAAGCGCGAAGGCTACGTACAGGCCTCCGGTGGGGCCGCGTGGGTTCATGCTGGTGCCTCCGGCGGCGATGACGAGGTACTGGCGTCCGTTGACCATGTAGGTGGCGGGTGTGGCGTTGCCTGCGAAGGGGAGGATGGATTCCCAGAGCAGCTTGCCCGAGGTTTTGTCGAAGGCGCGAATCTTGTGGTCGAAGTTGGTGGCGGCGATGAAGAGGAGGCCACCGGCGGTGACGATGGGGCCCCCGTAGTTTTCGCTGCCGGTGTCGGGCATGCCCTGAGCGACGAGCTCGGGGTACTGGCCCAGAGGGAGACGCCAGAGATATTTGCCGGTGGCGAGGTCGAGTGCGTTGAGGGTTCCCCAGGGTGTGGCGGTGGCTGGATAGCCGTCGAGGTCGTTGAAGCGGCGGTAGCCGGTCATGACGTACTGCTGGGCAGTAGGGGTTGATGCGGAAGAGGCTGCCGCCTGTTCTTCGCGAGCAGGCTCCGGAGGATCGTTGGGTGTGGCGAGATAACTGAGCAGGTCGCTTAGCGATTTGCCGCGGATGGGCAGGGCAGGCATGCGGCCTTTGCCGGTGTGGATGGTCGTGGCGATCTGTTCGCTGGTGAGGCGTTGGGTGACGCCGAGGAGTGAGGGGAACTCCGGGGGCGCTCCCTGGCGGTGGTCGCCGTGGCAGACGGAGCACTGGGCGAGATAGGTGTTGCGGCCGGGAGTGGAGGAAGAGGCGCTGGAAACGGCCAGCGCTCCGATAGAGGCGTAGTTGTTGGCGTTGAGGTAGAGGATGCCGGTTGTGGGGTCGAAGGCCGAGCCTCCCCATTCGGCGCCGCCCTCGAAGCTGGGAGTGACGATGGTGTCTTTGCCGACGGAGAGAGGGATGTAGGGGCCTTCGCTGCGAATCTCGCGGAGGCGGTTGACGGCCCACTGGTGCGCGGCGGGGGTGCGGTTGGTGAGGTTGGCTTCGGTGACGGCCTGCGGTGCGAAGGGCTCGGGCGCGAGCGGGTAGGGCTGGGTGCGGGCGGCTGTTTCTCCGGGGACGTTGCTGGCGGGATAGGGGCGCTCTTCAATGGGGAAGAGCGGCTTGCCGGTGGTGCGGTCGAAGACGAAGAGGATGCCCTGCTTGGTGGTTTGCGCGATGGCGGGGATGGTTTTGCCGTCGCGGTGGATGTCGCCGAGGGTGGGCGCGGCAGGGAAATCGCGGTCCCAGATGTCGTGATGGATGCCCTGAAAGTGCCAGAGGAGCTTGCCGGTGGCGGCATCGAGGGCGAGGAGCGTGTTGGCGTAGAGGTCGTCGCCGAGGCGGGAGCTGCCGTAGAAGTCGGGCACGGCGGAGCCGGTGGGGACGTAGACGATGCCGCGTGCGGCGTCGACGGCCATGCCTGCCCAGTTGTTGGCGGAGCCTGCGGTCTGCCACGCGTCGGCGGGCCAGGTCTGGTAGCCGGGTTCGCCGGGGTGCGGGATGGTGTGGAAGGACCAGCGGAGGTTGCCGGTGCGGACGTCGTAGGCGCGGATGTCGCCGGGAGGTGCCGGGGGTGTTTCGGGGGTGCGGCTGCCGATGATGATGAGGTCTTTATAGACGACGCCGGGAGTGCTAAGGGAGATGGATAGGCCCGCAGGGTCGCGGCCTAACTGTTCGCGGAGGTTAATGCGGCCGGGGTTAGCCTTGTCGTTACCGAAGGCGGGGACGGGCTTGCCGGTGGCGGGATCGAGGGCGTAGAGGAAGTTGGCGATTCCAGCGAAGAGACGTTTTTGCTTCCCGTCGCTCCACCAGGTGAGACCGCGGCTGGGGCCGTTGCCGGGAATGCCGGCATCGAATTTCCAGAGGAGCTTTCCAGAGGCGGCGTCGAGAGCGAATATCTTTTGCGATGAGGTGACGCCGTAGAGGGTGCCGTCGACGATGACGGGCGTGGTCTCGAGGCCTTCGTTTTCGCCGGTGTCGAAGCGCCAGGCTTCTTTGAGACGAGAGACGTTGGTGCGGTCGATCTGCCTGAGCGGAGAGTAGTGGGTGTTGCCGGGTGTGGCTCCCATCGAGGGCCAGTTGGCCTGGGTGGTGTTTTGTGCGAGCAAGGGGAGGCAGAGGGAGAGTGTGGCAGCGCGCAGGATTTTTGTGGAATGGCTCACGCGCGGAATGATAACGGATAGAGCGGTGGGCTGAGGGAGGAGGTCTCTCCTGAGGAGAGGTGATTTCCCAACTCTTCCATTCCTTGACTAAGATGGGTGCTCGCAATTCCACAACAGAAATCAGGAGTGAAGCGTATCCCCATGGCTACGACGGAAATCGCTAAGGAAACGGGTGTGTCCAAGGCCCTTGCTAATCCCGGCCCGCTTGGATTGGCTGGCTTCGGCATTACGACGATCGTGCTGAGCTCGATCAATGCAGGTTTGCTGCCTCACGAAGCTGTCCCGGTCGTTGTGCCGCTTGCTTTTGCGTATGGCGGCGTGGCGCAGATTATTGCGGGGATTCTGGAGTTTCGGACGGGCAACACGTTTGGGATGGTGGCCTTTACTTCGTATGGCCTCTTCTGGTGGTGGTTTGCCTTTCTGCAGTGGACGATCGGTGCAGGCTGGCTGAAGGCTCCGCCGGCGTCGGCAGTTGCGGTTACGTTGCTGGCCTGGGGCGTCTTCACGTTTCTGCTGTGGGTGGTAACCTTCCGCTCGAACCGTGCGGTCTGGAGCATCTTCCTGCTGCTTTGGATTACGTTTTTCTTTCTGGGGTTTGGAGATTTTGGCTGCACGATCGGTGGTGTTCGTTGTGGCGCGATTGGCGGCTGGCTGGGATTGCTGACGGGGGTCGATGCGCTGCTGGTGGCTTTCGTCGAGGTGCTGAATGCGACGTGGGGCCGAACGGTGATTCCTCTGGGGAAGCCTATTCTTGGTTAGATTTTGATCAGGTTTAAAGACGAAAGCCACTCTTGCGGGAGTGGCTTTCGTCTTGGGTGCTGGTTCGCTTACTCGTGGCGATGCTGTTTGAGCAGAGTGTCGAACTCGCTGCGAGGCATTTTGAGCTTGTCGGGGTGGGCGTCGATCCATTTCGTGAAGGCGTCGTATTTGGTGGCGGTCCAGCCGCCTTCGAACTCGCCCTTGTTTTTTCCGGCGGCATTGAGCTCGAAGTTGAAGGCGTCCTGGAGATTGGTGAACTCGGCGGAGGCGATGGCCTGCTCGGCGAGGATGGCGGGGATGAAGAGGACGCCGTCGCGTTTGGCGAGGACGAGGTCGCCGGGCAAGACAATGGCGTGGCCGATGCGGATGGGCGTGTTGATGCCGGTGAGGGTCATCCCGATGAGGAAGGAGGGATCGTAGCCGCGGTAGACGCCGTTGAGGTTGGCGATTTCGCGATTTTCTTCGGCGTCGCGGATGCCGGCGTCGAAGACGAAGCCGGAGTGGGTGTGGGCGGCGATGCCTGAACCGAGGTTGGAGCCGATGAGAGTGCCTTCGAAGACTTTGCCGTTGCCGTCGGCGACGTAGACATCGCCCATCTGGAGATCGTTGATGGGCCAGCTGTTGTTTTCGCTCTGGCGGCCCTCGGCCTTCCCTTCGGCGGCGATGGCGTGAGTCATGTCGGGGCGCGAGGGCATGTACTGGGCGGTGAGGGCGCGTCCGGCGAAGGGCTTGTCGGGATGGAGGGATTGCCAGTTGCCTTCGAACTGGTTGTTGTATTTGTGCTCGCGGAGAAAGTCCCAGACGTCTTCGATGGAGACGTCGAGGGCGCGGGTGAGGAGGCTATCGGGGAGCTTGGGCCGACCGTCGGGGAAGCGCTCGCCGTGCCAATCGGAGGTATAGAAGAGGATCTGCTCGCGGGTGGTTTTGATCTGGGCGGGGGCAATGCCTGCACTGAGGAGGAGCAGGGCGAGGATGGCCAGGGAATGGATATGTCTTGTCATTGGAAATAAGGGAGTTGTGGCGCTCTAAGCAAAGTGCAGGTCCTTCGACTGACCCCTGCGGGGCTTCGCTAAGGATGCCAAATTATAGAAGGCTTGAAAGGTATGGCGACAGTGCTTTCGCTTGGTGGACAAATCTGCCACACTAGATACATGAGCACAGCAACGGCAACCAAGGTATTTGCGGACCGGATTGGCCGCATTGAAGTTTCGGCGACGATGGCGATTACGGCGGCGGCGCTGAAGCTGAAGTCCGAGGGCGTAAACCTGGCGGACTTTGGAGCGGGCGAACCCCACTTTTCGACCCCGCGGCACATTAAAGATGCTGCGATTGAGGCGATTGAGAAGAACTTTACGCGTTATACGAATGTTGCCGGTATTCCCGAGGTGCGGAAGGCGATTGTGGATCGTCATGCGGCGGACTTCGGTTCGCAGTATGCGCCGGATGAGTGCGTGTTTACGACGGGCGGCAAGCTGGCTCTGTTCAATGCGATCCAGGTGCTGGTGGACCATGGCGACGAGGTGATTCTGCCGGTGCCGTACTGGGTGTCGTTCAAGGACATCATTCAGTATGCGGGCGGGGTGCCGGTGTTCGTGGAGACGGACGAGGCGGAGAACTTCCGTGTGACGGCGAAGATGATTGAAGCCGCGATTACGCCGAAGACGAAGGCGATTGTTCTGAATACGCCATCGAATCCTTCAGGCGCGGTGGTTTCGCCAGAGGACCTGGAGGCGATCGTCCGCCTGGCACACAAGCGCGACATCTTTGTGCTGCTGGATGAGTGTTACGTGTACCTGAACTTCACGGGCAACATCGTGAGCGGCGGAAGCTTCCTGGATTGCAAGGAGCATGTTGTGGTGTTGGGTTCGCTGTCGAAGACGTATGCGATGACGGGCTGGCGCGCAGGTTATGCGTTGGGACCGAAGGCGATTATTGCGGCGATGAGCAAGCTGCAGTCGCAATCGACATCGAACAC is a genomic window containing:
- a CDS encoding acetate uptake transporter, producing MATTEIAKETGVSKALANPGPLGLAGFGITTIVLSSINAGLLPHEAVPVVVPLAFAYGGVAQIIAGILEFRTGNTFGMVAFTSYGLFWWWFAFLQWTIGAGWLKAPPASAVAVTLLAWGVFTFLLWVVTFRSNRAVWSIFLLLWITFFFLGFGDFGCTIGGVRCGAIGGWLGLLTGVDALLVAFVEVLNATWGRTVIPLGKPILG
- a CDS encoding pyrroloquinoline quinone-dependent dehydrogenase, translating into MSHSTKILRAATLSLCLPLLAQNTTQANWPSMGATPGNTHYSPLRQIDRTNVSRLKEAWRFDTGENEGLETTPVIVDGTLYGVTSSQKIFALDAASGKLLWKFDAGIPGNGPSRGLTWWSDGKQKRLFAGIANFLYALDPATGKPVPAFGNDKANPGRINLREQLGRDPAGLSISLSTPGVVYKDLIIIGSRTPETPPAPPGDIRAYDVRTGNLRWSFHTIPHPGEPGYQTWPADAWQTAGSANNWAGMAVDAARGIVYVPTGSAVPDFYGSSRLGDDLYANTLLALDAATGKLLWHFQGIHHDIWDRDFPAAPTLGDIHRDGKTIPAIAQTTKQGILFVFDRTTGKPLFPIEERPYPASNVPGETAARTQPYPLAPEPFAPQAVTEANLTNRTPAAHQWAVNRLREIRSEGPYIPLSVGKDTIVTPSFEGGAEWGGSAFDPTTGILYLNANNYASIGALAVSSASSSTPGRNTYLAQCSVCHGDHRQGAPPEFPSLLGVTQRLTSEQIATTIHTGKGRMPALPIRGKSLSDLLSYLATPNDPPEPAREEQAAASSASTPTAQQYVMTGYRRFNDLDGYPATATPWGTLNALDLATGKYLWRLPLGQYPELVAQGMPDTGSENYGGPIVTAGGLLFIAATNFDHKIRAFDKTSGKLLWESILPFAGNATPATYMVNGRQYLVIAAGGTSMNPRGPTGGLYVAFALP
- a CDS encoding pyridoxal phosphate-dependent aminotransferase, with amino-acid sequence MSTATATKVFADRIGRIEVSATMAITAAALKLKSEGVNLADFGAGEPHFSTPRHIKDAAIEAIEKNFTRYTNVAGIPEVRKAIVDRHAADFGSQYAPDECVFTTGGKLALFNAIQVLVDHGDEVILPVPYWVSFKDIIQYAGGVPVFVETDEAENFRVTAKMIEAAITPKTKAIVLNTPSNPSGAVVSPEDLEAIVRLAHKRDIFVLLDECYVYLNFTGNIVSGGSFLDCKEHVVVLGSLSKTYAMTGWRAGYALGPKAIIAAMSKLQSQSTSNTASMVQRASIAAVSGSQQCVAEMRADYIKLRDQVLEGFKTIPGLTCTVPEGAFYVYPNVKNFIGKGGVKSATDLAAKLLSEAHVVVVPGEAFGTTEHIRLSYAVSHDVVDEGVKRMREYFASLG
- a CDS encoding RraA family protein; translated protein: MTRHIHSLAILALLLLSAGIAPAQIKTTREQILFYTSDWHGERFPDGRPKLPDSLLTRALDVSIEDVWDFLREHKYNNQFEGNWQSLHPDKPFAGRALTAQYMPSRPDMTHAIAAEGKAEGRQSENNSWPINDLQMGDVYVADGNGKVFEGTLIGSNLGSGIAAHTHSGFVFDAGIRDAEENREIANLNGVYRGYDPSFLIGMTLTGINTPIRIGHAIVLPGDLVLAKRDGVLFIPAILAEQAIASAEFTNLQDAFNFELNAAGKNKGEFEGGWTATKYDAFTKWIDAHPDKLKMPRSEFDTLLKQHRHE